TCGGTCTGCTGGCTCGTGCTCACGCTCCGAGTTTACGGATGTCGGGGCCCGAGCCCGCCCAACGCCTCACCGGGCCGGCCGGATCAGCCGAGAGCCGCGAGCCACGCGTACGCCTGCTTCTCCCAGCGCGCGTACCGGTCGGGATGCGCCGAGATCTGCACGGCCTGGGCGGCCTGCGTGAAGGACATGTCCTGCCAGCCGGGGACGTCGAGCAGGCCCCGCGTGTCGGACCCGTTGGGGTCGGTCGGTCCGCCGTAGAAGGCGCGGATGGAGCGCTCGCGATTGCGGATCTGCTCCGCGGTGCCCCACCCCGTGCTGGGGCGCTGCTGGAACAGTCCCAGGGAGTCGCGGTCGCCCCAGTCGAGGTTGCGGATCCACGACTCCTGCATCGCGGTGCCCAGCGCGATCGCGATGCCCTTGTCGGGCACGCCCAGGTCGCGGCCGATGCGGACGATCAGCCGAGCGTTGTCGATCTGCTCCGCGTCCAGGCCAGCCAGTGCGGCGCTCGGGATGGCGATCGTCTGTCCCGGGTAGATGATCGAGGACCATCCGAGTCCGTTGGCCGTCAGGACGCTCGCCGCCGACACGCCGTGCTTCGCGGCGATGCCGCTGATGGTGTCGCCGCTGCGCACGGTGTACGACCCGCCGCCGGTCGAGGCCGAGGCGCCGGATGCGGTGGACGTCGAGGTCGTCGATCCGGTCGATCCCGTCGACGACGCGCCGGGGATCGCGAGCTTCTGGCCGGGGTAGATGATCGACGACCACGACAGCTTGTTGGCCTTCAGGACGCCGGCGATCGAGACCTTGTGCTTCGCGGCGATGGCGCTGATGGTGTCGCCGCTGCGCACCGTGTAGGACGTGCTGCTCGTCGAGGCCTTCGTCGTCGCGGAACCCGTCGATCCGGAGGACCCGGCGAGCTTCAGCACCTGCCCGGGGTAGATGGTGGACCGCCACGACAGCCCGTTGAGGGCGAGCACGTCTGCGGTGCGGAGTCCGAACCGTGCGGCGATCGCACTCACGGTGTCGCCGGCACGGACCGTGTACGAGGCGGGGACGGACGAGACCGCCCGGACGGCGGCCGTGGCAGCCGGCGTCCCGAGTCCGCTCGGAAGCGCACGCAGGGCGCGCTCGGCCGCGCCCGGGTCCGCGGCCTGGGCTGCGGGGGCCGAGGCCAGCGTCAGGGCGATGGTTCCCGCGATGGCGGCGGGCACGGTCGTGAGCGCCGAGGCGGTGCGGCTTCGATGAGTGCGGTTGTCGCGTCGCAAGAGATCCCCCCTCTTTGGACTGCGAGTACCGTGTCACGGATGTTGACTCCTGTCAACCTGTGATAAAGATGCGCCGGATGTTACTGGTGTGACGAATGAGATCGCGCACGGCGCCGGCATCCACGACGCGCGGCGAGAAGTGCGATAGTGGCAGGGTGACCGCTGACTCCGCGCCGCGCACCGAGACCGAATGGCTGACGATTCCGCAGGTCGCCGAGATCCTCGGCGAATCTCTGGGGCGTGTTCATCGCCTGATCGACGAGAACCAGCTCGTCGCCTCCCGCCGGGACGGGGCCTGGAAGATCCCCGCGCTCTTCCTCAAGGAGGACCGGCCGCTGTCCTCGCTCAGGGGCACCGTGATCGTGCTGCACGACGCCGGCTTCAGCGACGACGAGGCGATCGACTGGCTGCTGACCGCCGAGGACACCATCGGACTGGCGCCGATCGAGGCCCTGCGGGCGGGACGCAAGAGCGAGGTCCGCCGCGTCGCCCGGACGCTCGCCTGACGCGCCGGCCGCGTCAGGTGACCCGCTCGGTGGCCGCGCGCAGGAGATCGCGCAGCTCGCCGACGGAGGCGTTGTCCAGTCGTGCGCCCGCGAGGGCCCGGTTCGCCTCGCGGGCGTAGTCCGAGATCAGCCCCTCGACGCGGTCGAGGGCGCCGCTGTCGATGATCGTGCGCTGCAGGGACGCGACCTGCTCGGAGCCGAGGGTCGCGTCGCCCAGCAGCTCGTCGAGGATGCGCCGGGCAGGGACGCTCAAAGCCTCGCGCGTGTAGGCGATGAGGACCGTGCGCTTGCCTTCGCGCAGGTCGTCGCCGGCTGGCTTGCCGGTGCGCGCCTCGTCGCCGAAGACGCCGAGGACGTCGTCGCGCAGCTGGAAGGCCATGCCGAGCGGATGCCCGAAGCGCGCCAGCGCGTCCCGCTGCGCCGCGTCGGCGCCCGCGAGCGCGGCCCCGATCGCAAGCGGCTGCTGCACGCTGTAGCGGGCGGACTTGAACGAGGCGACGCGCAGGGCACGGTCGGCGTGCCGCTCGTCGGGCTCGGTCGCGTAGGCGGATTCCTCGGCGATGTCGAGGAACTGTCCGACGGTGACCTCGCGCCGCATCGTGGCGTATTCGGTCCGTGCGGCGGAGGTCGTCCCGCCGGCGGCGGTCAGACCCTCCTCGAACAGGTCGTCGCTCCACGCCACGAGGAGGTCGCCCAGGAGGATCGCGGCCGACCGGCCGAAGGCGGCGGCATCGCCCGTCCACCCCGCGTCGCGGTGCGCGGACTCGAGGGCGCGGTGCGCGGCCGGGCGTCCGCGCCGCGTGTCGGAGTTGTCGATGAGGTCGTCGTGGACGAGCGCCGCGGCGTGGAAGATCTCGAGCGCCGCAGCCGCCGAGAGCACCTCGTCCGGGATGTCCCGCGAGCCGGTGACGGCGCGCCATCCGGTCATGCAGAACCGACCGCGCAGACGCTTGCCGCCGCTGACGGCGACCGTGGCGGCGTCCAGGATCAGACCGGCCTCGGGGCCCATTTCGGCCGTCAGCCGCCGCTGATCGCGACCGAAGGTGTCTACTCGCTGGGAAATCGCCTCGATCGGGTCAGGGGAGAAGGGCACAGGCCTAGCCTAGTGAGGAAGCGCACGCGTAGAATCGTGCGATATCCGAGCCTTTGAGGGGGACGCATGCCACTCTCCGAACAGGAGCAGCGCTTGCTCGACGAGATGGAACGCCATCTCATGCGCAACGACGCAGACGTCGTCAGCGCGCCCCGAGACGGACGCAGTCTGAGCTACCGCAACATCGTGTACGGCACCCTGCTGGTGCTGCTCGGTCTCGGCGGGCTCCTCGTCGGCGTCTCGATTCCGCTGATCATCGTCGGGGTGATCGGGTTCGTCGTCATGCTCGGCGGCGTGATCCTCGCCGTCACCCCCTCGCGAAACAGTGTGCGAGCCGTACCCGCCGATCGTCCCGGCGCGGCGAAGCCCGCTGCCCGCTCCTCGTTCATGGATCGCATGAACGACAGATGGGACCGCCGGCAGGAGGAGCGCTGAGCGCCTGACCGACTGACGCAGTCCTGAGCACCGACCTTCGGGTCGGTGCTTTTTTTGTGCCCGCCGGGCACCCGCCCCGCCGTGCTCCGACGTCGAAAGGGAGGCCCAGGGGAGCGGGTTTGCATTCTGGGGTGACGAAGTGGAGGAAAGTGGAGTAAAGTGGCGAATGTCCATCGGGGGGTGGGCTGGAGGGGGTGATCGCACCGATGCTTCTCGGCACGCACACTCCCAAGCTCGACGACAAGGGCCGGGTCATCCTCCCCGCGAAATTCCGCGACGACCTCGGTGCCGGGGTCGTCATCACCCGCGGTCAAGACCGCTGCCTTTACGTCTTCAGCACCGAGGAGTTCGAGCGCGTGCACGACCGGATCCGCGAGGCGCCGCTGGCCAACAAGCAGGCCCGCGACTTCCTGCGCATGTTCCTGTCGGGAGCCAGCGCCGAGAAGCCCGACAGTCAGAACCGCATCACCATCCCGCCGCCGCTGCGCGCCTACGCGGGACTCGAGAAGGAGCTCATCGTCACCGGTGTCGGCGCCCACGCCGAGATCTGGAACGCCGAGTCCTGGAACGCCTACGCCGAAGCGAACGAAGAGAGCTACGCCGAGTTGGAGCAGGAGGTGATCCCGGGGCTCTTCTGAGCCCCTCGGTCCTGACTCCCAGCCGCTCCCGCCCTGACGCACTTCCCCGGCGCCAGGTCAGAGCGGATGGGGATCAGGACCGAGGGACACAGCACCCGATGACGATGGACATCCGCGACATCCACACTCCGGTCATGCTCGAGCGCTGCATCGAGCTCCTCGCCCCCGCGCTCGAGAGCGAGGGAGCGGTGTTCGTCGACGCCACCCTCGGCATGGGCGGCCACTCCGAGGCGTTCCTCACGCGCTTCCCCGGGCTGCGCCTGATCGGGCTCGACCGCGACCAGGACGCGCTGCGGATCGCCGGAGAGCGGCTGGCGCCCTTCGGCGACCGCGTGACGCTCGTGCACACCGTGTACGACGGCATCGCCGAGGCGGTGCGCGGCGCCGGCGTCGACCGCGTCGACGGCATCCTGTTCGATCTGGGCGTCTCCTCGCTCCAGCTGGACGTCGCCGACCGCGGGTTCGCCTATTCGCAGGACGCTCCGCTGGACATGCGCATGGACCAGACCACCGGCCCGACGGCCGCCGACGTGCTGGCCACGTACGGCGAGGGCGATCTGCGGCGGATCTTCGAACGCTACGGCGAGGAGAAGCTCGCGGGCCGCTACGCCCGCGCCATCATCGCCGCGCGCGCCGAGGAGCCGGTCGATCGCTCGGGGCGCCTGGTCGAGATCCTCATCGCCGCGACGCCGTACAGTGCGCAGCGCAGCGGTCACCCCGCCAAGCGCGTGTTCCAGGCTCTGCGCATCGAGGTCAACCGCGAGCTGTCGGTGCTCGAGCACGCGATCCCCGCGGCCCTGGGCACGCTCCGGGTCGGCGGCCGCATCGTCGTGCTGGCCTATCAGTCGCTCGAGGACCGTCTGGTCAAGCGCGAGTTCGCGCAGGCATCCGCGTCGACCGCGCCGAAGGGGCTGCCGGTTGAGCTGCCCGAGCATGCACCCCGCTTCCGCCTGCTCGTCAAGGGCGCGGAGCTCGCGACCGACGAAGAGCGCGAACGCAATCCGCGCGCCACGCCCGTGCGGCTGCGGGCCGCCGAACGACTGCGGGAGGAGAACGCATGAGCACGCCCCTGGCCCGTGCGATCGCCCCGCTGCGGGGTGTGCGGCCCGAGCGCTCCGAGCGTCGGCTGCGCGCCGTCGACGCGCCTCGCCGCCGTCGTCGCCCGAAGCTGCTCTACGGCATCGTCGCGCTCCTCGGCGCGGCCGCGATCGCCGCGGCGCAGATGTCGCTGTCGATCATGACGACGCAGACCTCGTACGAGATGTCGAAGCTCAACCAGCAGCAGAGCGAGCTGGACTGGCAGGCGCAGATCCTCTACGACGACATCGCCGGGCTGAGCTCCCCTCAGTACCTCGCCGCGAACGCCACCGCCCTCGGCATGGTGATCGAGGAGTCGCCGACCTACATGCGCCTGAGCGACGGCGAGATCCTGGGAACGAGCGGCATCGCGCTGGGGTCGTCGGCCATCAACGCCCTCGGCCGCGGCACCGTCGCCAACTCGCTCATCACCGACACCCCGCTGGTCACCGAGCCGGACGCGACCATCGCCGGCCTGCCGGCCCAGACCGTCGTCGGAGAGGACGGGGTCGTCGACACACCGCCGCCGCTGACCGACGGACTGCCGACGCCCAGCACACACTGAACGTATGACAGCCCGCAGCGTCCGCAGCGCCCGCAGTCCGCGTCGCCGGACCGTCGTGGCGCTGGCCGTCGTGCTCGCCGTCCTCGCCGGGTTCATCGTGCGGCTGGTGGACATCCAGGTCGTCAACGCCGATGACCACATCGCGGACTCGGTCGCGAACGCCCTCGGCTCCTCGCGCACGCTGTACGGCACGCGCGGGTCGATCGTGGACGAGGAGGGCGAGACGCTCGCCGGCAGCATCCTGCTGTACGACGGCGTCCTCGACCCGCTCAACATCTCGGGATACGAGGAGGACGGCGGGTTCCTGCGCGACGACGGCGGCGACGAGCCCGTGCGGGTGTCGTGGGAGCAGGCCTCCGCCGAGATGGCCGAGATCACCGGGCAGGACCCCGCCGACATCCGGCAGGCGGTCGCAGACGCCCTGGCGGACGACCCGGAATCGCAGTTCGCGTACCTCGAGCGACGCCTCACGACGGAGCAGTACCGGGACCTCGTCGCGATCGGCGCCCCGTACCTGACGTTCGACCAGCATCCGTCGCGCACGTATCCGGACGGCGCGGTCGGCGGCAACCTCGTCGGGTTCATGGGCTCCGAGGGCGCGCTGGCGGGGCTCGAGCTCACCGAGGACGCGTGCCTGTCGGCGACCGACGGCACGGTGAGCTATCAGCGCGGCAAGGACGGCGTCGTGATCCCCGGAACCGAGGTCACGCAGCCGGCCGAGGACGGCGGAACGCTCCAGCTGACGATCAACCGCGACCTGCAGTGGTACATGCAGCAGCTCATCGCCGAGCAGACCCAGGCGATGCGCGCCGACAGCGGCGCCATCATGGTCGTCGAGGTGGCGACGGGCAAGATCCGCGCGGCTGCCGAGTATCCCACCGTCGATCCGAACGACGTCACCGCGTCGGAGCCCGAGGATCGTGCGAGCCGGATATTCACGAACTGGTTCGAGCCGGGCTCGACCTTCAAGCCGCTCACGGCGGCGACGCTCATCGACGCCGCCGGGCAGAAGCCCACCTCGACCGTGACGGTCTCGAGCACCGAGACGTTCGCCAACGGCGCGCGCGTGCGCGATGCGTTCTCGCACCCGGCTTACGAGTACACGCTCACCGGCGTCCTCATCGACTCGTCCAACGCGGGCATCGCGAAGTTCAGCGAACGCGCCAGCGCGCAGACGCGCTACGAATACCTCAAGGAGTTCGGCATCGGCGACGGCAGCGCCGTGGGCTTCCTCGGCGAGCAGTCCGGCCTGATCTACCCGGCCGACCAGTGGGACGCCCAGACGACCTACAACACCGCGTTCGGACAGGGTCTGACGACGACCATGCCGGAGCTCGCGGGCGCCTACACCGCGATCGCGAACGACGGCGTGCGCGTGCCGCTGTCGCTCGTGGAGTCGTGCACGAGCGCCGACGGCACCGTCACCACGCCGGAGCTGCCCGAGCCCACGCGGGTGATCAGCGAGAAGACCTCGAAGCAGGTGCGCGCGATGCTCGAGAACGTGTTCCTGCAGGCCAACTACGCCGATGCCGTCGAGATCCCCGGATACCGGGTCGCCGGCAAGACGGGAACGGGCGAGAAGTCCAACGGCAACGGCGGCTACAAGGTCGGCGCCTACTACACGACCATGCTCGGATTCGCGCCCGCCGACGACCCCGAGTACCTCGTCATCGTCACGCTCGACGAGCCCACGAAGGTAAAGTCGTCTGCGGCCAATGCGACCGCGTTCCAGCGGGCCATGACCCAGGTGCTGAAGACCTACCGCGTCATGCCCGCCACGACGGCGCCGGAGGAGCTCCCCAAATTCGGGTGAGGACTCCGATCAGGCCGGAGAGAACATGATCGCCCTCACCATCGCTGACCTCGCCGCCGCCGTCTCCGGCGACGTGCATCTGGCCGCCCCCGACACGCCCGACACGGTCGTCTCGGGCGCGGTCGACACCGATTCGCGTCTCATCGGCCGCGGCGATGTCTTCGTCGCCAAGCCCGGCGAGACCACCGACGGCCACGTCTTCGTCGGCGCGGCCGTCGAGGCCGGCGCCGCGCTCGCGATCGTCGAGCACGTCGTCGACGTCGAGGTGTCGCAGATCGTCGTGGCGGATGCCGTGGCCGCCCTCGCCGACCTCGCCCGCGAGGTGGTCCGCCGCGTGCGGGCCGACGGCGACCTGCGTGTCGTCGGGATCACCGGCTCCAACGGCAAGACGACGACGAAGAACCTTCTCGCCCGCATCCTCGAGGGCGAAGGCGAGACGGTGTCGCCCCGGGCATCGTTCAACAACGAGGTCGGCGCGCCGCTGACCATGCTGCGCGTGACCGAGGGCACGCGCTTCCTCGTGAGCGAGTTCGGCGCCAGCGCTCCGGGAGAGATCGCACGCCTCGCGGGCCTGGTGGACCCGGACGTCGGGATCGTCCTGATGGTCGGCATGGCCCACGCCGGCGGCTTCGGCGGCATCGAGGCGACCTTCGCGGCCAAGTCCGAGCTCGTCCGCGCCGTTCGCCCGGGCGGCCTCGCGGTGCTCAACGCCGACGACGCCCGTGTGGCGGCGATGGCCCCGATCGCCGACGAGCGGGGGGTCGGCGTGCGCTGGTTCGGCCGCGGCGCGGATGCCGAGGTCCGTGCCGACGACGTCGCCGTGACCGCGGACGGGACGACATGCACCGTCGTGGTCGACGGCGAGGCCCATCCGCTCCGCCTGCGCGTGCTCGGCGAGCACCACGTCATGAACGCGCTGGCCGCCATCGCCGCCGCCACCGCTCTGGGCGTGTCCGCGGCCGACTGCATCGCGCGCCTCGAGACCGTCGAGATCGCCGAGCGGTGGCGCATGCAGCCGCTGGGCTCGGACAGCATCCGCATCATCAACGACGCGTACAACGCCAGCCCCGACTCCATGTCGGCGGCGCTGCGCACGCTCGCGCAGATCACCGAGCCGTCTCAGCGCACGGTGGCGGTGCTCGGCGCGATGAGCGAGCTCGGCGAGTACGCCGAAGAGGAGCACGACCGGGTGGGCCTGCTGGCGGTGCGCCTGGGCATCCAGCGCATCGTCGTGGTCGGCGCGGACGCGCGCCGCATGTTCCTCGAAGCCGTCGCGCAGGGCTCGTGGGACGGCGAGGCGGTGTGGTTCGCGACGCCGGATGAGGCGTACGAGTACCTAGTCGGCGAGCTGCGCGCGGGCGATCGGGTGCTGGTGAAATCGTCCAACTCCGCCGGGCTCCGGTTCCTCGGCGATCGTCTGGGAGAATCCTTCTCGTGAGATCACTACTGACGGCAGCGGCGATCTCGATGGCGTTCACGCTGTTCCTGACGCCGGTCTTCCTGCGCCTGTTCCGGCACTGGGGCTGGGGCCAGGTGATCCGCACGCCGGAGCACGGCAACAACCCGGCGCACGGCGCCAAGCGCGGCACGCCGACCATGGGCGGCACGATCTTCATCGCCGGCACGATCATCGGCTATCTGATCGGCACGTTCACCGGCAACAACCCGCCCACGATCTCGGGAATGCTCGTGCTGTGGATGATGGTCGGCTTCGGAGCGGTCGGCTTCATCGACGACATGATGAAGGTGCGCTCCCAGCGCAGCCTCGGGCTGTCGGGCTGGCGCAAGGTCGCCGGCCAGATCATCGTCGCGATCCCGTTCGCGATCGTGGCGCTGAACTTCCCGAACGCGTTCGACCAGACGCCGGCGTCGCCGTACATCTCGATCTTCCGCGACGTGCCGATGCTGTCGTTCATGGCGCTCGGGCCGATCATCGGATGGATCCTCTACATGACGTGGATCTCGTTCGTCGGCGTCGCCTCGTCGAACTCGGTCAACGTCAGCGACGGACTCGACGGACTCGCCGCCGGTTCGGGCATCTTCGTGATCGGCGCGTACAGCCTCATCTCGTTCTGGCAGTTCAACCAGGCGTGCGGCGGCGACGTGCCGCTCGCGGCGGCCACGCAGTCGGCCTGCTACAGCGTGCGCGATCCCATGGATCTGACCATCGTCTCGGCCTCGTTCGTCGGCGCGCTCGTCGGCTTCCTGTGGTGGAACGCGCCCAAGGCCAAGGTGTTCATGGGCGACGTCGGCTCGATGGCGATCGGCGGCGTGCTGGCGTCCATGGCGATCCTCACCCGCACCGAGCTGCTGATGATCCTCGTGGCGGGCGTGTACGTCATCGCCTCGGGCTCGGTCATCCTGCAGCGTCTGTACTTCAAGCTCACGCGCGGCAAGCGCCTGTTCCTCATGAGCCCGCTGCATCACCACCTCGAGATGCGCGGCTGGCCCGAGATCACCATCGTGGTGCGCATGTGGATCATCGCGGGCCTGCTCGCCGTCTCGGGCGTCGGCTTCTTCTACGTCGAGTGGCTCATCGCCACATGAGCGGGACACGACTGGACTCCCTGACGAGCTGGCACGCGGACTGGAAGGGCCTGCGCGTCGCGGTGCTCGGGCTGAGCGTGACGGGCTTCTCGGTCGCCGACACGCTCACCGAGCTCGGCGCCGACGTGCTGGTGGTGACCGAGAAGGCGGACGAGGAGTACGCGCGGCTGATCCCCGTCATCGGCGCGCGGCTGTGGACCGGACCGCTGTCGACGGTGCCCGAGGAGCTCGTCGCGTTCGACCCCGAGGTCGTGATCGCCTCGCCTGGCTTCGCTCCGGCGCACCCGGTCGTCCGATGGGCGCAGGAATCGGATGCCGCCCTGTGGGGCGACGTCGAGCTGGCCTGGCGCGTGCGCGACAAGGTGCTGCGCCCGGACGGCGAGCCCGCTCCGTGGGTCCTCATCACCGGCACCAACGGCAAGACCACCACGACGCGCCTGACCGCGACGATGCTCGTCGCGGGGGGCCTGCGCGCGGCTCCCGTGGGCAACATCGGCACCCCGGTCCTCGACGCGGTCCGCGACCCCGAGGGCTTCGACGCGCTCGTCGTCGAGCTCTCCAGCCACCAGCTGTGGTACCTGGGTCTGCAGTCGGGCCCCGAGCCGCTGTCGCCGCACGCGGCGGTGTGCCTGAACCTGGCCGGCGACCACCTGGAGTGGCACGGCTCGTTCGATGGGTACCGCGACGCCAAGGCGCACGTGTACGACAACACCCGCGTCGCGTGCGTGTACAACAAGGCGGATGCCGCCACGCGCGCGATGGTGGAGGAGGCCGACGTCGTCGAGGGCGCGCGGGCGATCGGGTTCGACCTCGGCGTGCCGGGGCCGAGCGATCTCGGCATCGTCGACGGCATCCTCGTCGACCGCGCGTTCCTCGAGGACCGCCGCACCAGTGCTCTCGAGCTGACGACGCTCGATGCGCTCGCGGATGCGGGCCTGGCCGCCCCGCACGTCGTGGCGAACATCCTCGCGGCGGCAGCGCTCGCGCGGAGCCTCGACGTTCCGCCCGCCGCCATCCGCGACGCGCTCCGGGGCTTCCGTCTCGACCCGCATCGCATCGAGGTGGTCGCCCGTCACCGCGGCGTCACCTGGGTCGACGACTCGAAGGCCACCAATCCGCACGCCGCGGAGTCCTCGCTCGCCGCCTACCCCGGCGCCGTGTGGGTGGTCGGCGGCCAGCTGAAGGGCGTGGACATCTCGGACCTCGTGCGCGGCCGCGGCTCGGGGGCGAAGGCCGCCGTCGTGATCGGCTCCGACCGCACCGCGGTGGTCGCCGCGTTCGCACGACACGCGCCGGCGGTCCCGCTGATCGAGGTCGACGACGTCGAGACTGAGGACGTCATGGCGCGGGTCGCGGAGATCGCGGCCGGAATCGCCGCCGACGGGGATGTGGTGCTCCTGGCACCCGCCGCGGCGTCGTTCGACCAGTTCTCGTCCTACGCCGACCGGGGGAGGCGCTTCGCCGCCGCCGTGGAGGAGCTGATCGGACGGGAGACCGGTGGCACGCACGACGCAGACGCCGACCCGGCCGACGACGACGGCCGCTGATCCCGGCGGCTCCGGCCGCGGGCTGGCGGCGCGCATCTCGCTGGGGCGCGTCTTCGCACCGGTGCCGAGCGAGTTCCTGCTGATCCTGTCGACCGCGCTGCTGCTGACCGCCTTCGGCCTCGTGATGGTCCTCTCGGCCACGAGCGCCGTGGCGACGGCCGCGGGGGAGCCCGCGTGGGACGCCATGCTCAAGCAGGGGATCTTCGCGGCCATCGGCATCCCGCTCATGCTCATCACGAGCCGCCTGCCGGTGCTGTTCTTCAAGCGGATCGCGTGGGCCGCTCTGATCCTCGCCACGGCGTTCCAGATGCTGGTGTTCACGCCGCTCGGGTACGAGATCGCCGGAAACCGCAACTGGATCGAGATCGGCGGGCTCACCGCCCAGCCTTCGGAGTTCCTCAAGCTCGCCCTGGCGCTGTGGCTCGGCTACGTGCTCTACCGCAAGCAGTCGCTGCTGACCAAGTGGCAGCACGTGTTCATCCCCGTGGTCCCGGTCGCAGGCCTCGTCATCGCGACGGTGCTGGCCGGACACGACCTCGGCACGGCGATGATCCTGTTCCTGCTGGTGCTGGGCGCGCTGTTCTTCTCGGGCGTGCGCCTCCGGCTGTTCGTGCTCCCCGCGATCCTGGCCGCGGGGGCCGTCGCGATCCTGGCCGCGACGAGCCCCAACCGCGTGAACCGCATCCTGAGCTTCCTCAACGAGGACTGCCTGGCCGACTACTACAACACGTGCTATCAGCCGCTGCACGGGATCTGGGGGCTCGCCAACGGCGGCGTCTTCGGCCTGGGGCTGGGCAACTCCAAGGAGAAGTACGACTGGCTGCCGGCCGCCGCGAACGACTACATCTTCGCGATCGTGGGCGAGGAGCTGGGCCTGATCGGATGCGTCGTCGTGCTCGCCCTGTTCGCGCTGTTCGCCGTCGGCGCCTTCCACGTCATCCGGCGCACCGACGATCCCTTCGTGCGCATCGTCTCGGGCGCCATCACGGTCTGGATCGTCGGTCAGGCGCTCATCAACATCGGCGTCGTGCTGCGGGTCTTCCCCGTCCTGGGCGTGCCGCTGCCGTTCATGTCGCAGGGCGGCACGTCGCTGCTGTCGGTGCTGCTGGCCAGCGGCGTGCTGCTCGCCTTCGCGCGCACGCTTCCGGAGCGGCGGGCGGCGGCTCCGGCGCAGGAGCGGCGTGCACGGCCGGCGCGCGCGAGCCGGTAATCTCGCCTGAGTGACGACGTACCTGCTCGCCGGAGGCGGCACCGCCGGACATGTGAACCCGCTTCTCGCCGTGGCCGACGCTCTGCGGGCTCGTGAGCCCGAAGCCGAGGTGCTCGTGCTCGGGACGGCCGAGGGGCTGGAGGCCCGGCTCGTTCCCGCGCGCGGCTACGAGCTGCTGATCGTCGACAAGGTCCCGTTCCCGCGTCGCCCCGACCGCGCCGCCGCGGCGTTCCCCGGCCGGTTCCGCCGCGCGGTAGCGCAGGTGCGCGGTCACATCGAGCGGCACGGCGTGGACGTCGTCGTCGGCTTCGGCGGCTACGCGTCGGCGCCCGCGTACGTCGCGGCCCGTCGAGCGCGTGTTCCGATCATCGTGCACGAGGCCAATGCGCGTCCGGGCCTGGCCAACGTCCTCGGTGCGCGCGTGGCGGCCGGCGTCGGGGTCGCGTTCCCCGGGACGCCCCTCCGGCGCTCGCACGTGGTGGGGATGCCGCTGCGACGGGAGATCGTGGAGCTCGATCGTGACGCGCTGCGCTCCGAGGCCGCCGAGCACTTCGGACTCGACCCCGATCGCCCGACGCTGCTGGTGTTCGGCGGCTCGCTGGGGGCGCAGCGGCTCAACGAGGCGTTCGGCGAGGGACACGACGCGGCGTGGCG
This region of Microbacterium thalassium genomic DNA includes:
- the mraY gene encoding phospho-N-acetylmuramoyl-pentapeptide-transferase codes for the protein MRSLLTAAAISMAFTLFLTPVFLRLFRHWGWGQVIRTPEHGNNPAHGAKRGTPTMGGTIFIAGTIIGYLIGTFTGNNPPTISGMLVLWMMVGFGAVGFIDDMMKVRSQRSLGLSGWRKVAGQIIVAIPFAIVALNFPNAFDQTPASPYISIFRDVPMLSFMALGPIIGWILYMTWISFVGVASSNSVNVSDGLDGLAAGSGIFVIGAYSLISFWQFNQACGGDVPLAAATQSACYSVRDPMDLTIVSASFVGALVGFLWWNAPKAKVFMGDVGSMAIGGVLASMAILTRTELLMILVAGVYVIASGSVILQRLYFKLTRGKRLFLMSPLHHHLEMRGWPEITIVVRMWIIAGLLAVSGVGFFYVEWLIAT
- the ftsW gene encoding putative lipid II flippase FtsW, with the protein product MARTTQTPTRPTTTAADPGGSGRGLAARISLGRVFAPVPSEFLLILSTALLLTAFGLVMVLSATSAVATAAGEPAWDAMLKQGIFAAIGIPLMLITSRLPVLFFKRIAWAALILATAFQMLVFTPLGYEIAGNRNWIEIGGLTAQPSEFLKLALALWLGYVLYRKQSLLTKWQHVFIPVVPVAGLVIATVLAGHDLGTAMILFLLVLGALFFSGVRLRLFVLPAILAAGAVAILAATSPNRVNRILSFLNEDCLADYYNTCYQPLHGIWGLANGGVFGLGLGNSKEKYDWLPAAANDYIFAIVGEELGLIGCVVVLALFALFAVGAFHVIRRTDDPFVRIVSGAITVWIVGQALINIGVVLRVFPVLGVPLPFMSQGGTSLLSVLLASGVLLAFARTLPERRAAAPAQERRARPARASR
- a CDS encoding UDP-N-acetylmuramoyl-tripeptide--D-alanyl-D-alanine ligase, which produces MIALTIADLAAAVSGDVHLAAPDTPDTVVSGAVDTDSRLIGRGDVFVAKPGETTDGHVFVGAAVEAGAALAIVEHVVDVEVSQIVVADAVAALADLAREVVRRVRADGDLRVVGITGSNGKTTTKNLLARILEGEGETVSPRASFNNEVGAPLTMLRVTEGTRFLVSEFGASAPGEIARLAGLVDPDVGIVLMVGMAHAGGFGGIEATFAAKSELVRAVRPGGLAVLNADDARVAAMAPIADERGVGVRWFGRGADAEVRADDVAVTADGTTCTVVVDGEAHPLRLRVLGEHHVMNALAAIAAATALGVSAADCIARLETVEIAERWRMQPLGSDSIRIINDAYNASPDSMSAALRTLAQITEPSQRTVAVLGAMSELGEYAEEEHDRVGLLAVRLGIQRIVVVGADARRMFLEAVAQGSWDGEAVWFATPDEAYEYLVGELRAGDRVLVKSSNSAGLRFLGDRLGESFS
- the murD gene encoding UDP-N-acetylmuramoyl-L-alanine--D-glutamate ligase, which encodes MSGTRLDSLTSWHADWKGLRVAVLGLSVTGFSVADTLTELGADVLVVTEKADEEYARLIPVIGARLWTGPLSTVPEELVAFDPEVVIASPGFAPAHPVVRWAQESDAALWGDVELAWRVRDKVLRPDGEPAPWVLITGTNGKTTTTRLTATMLVAGGLRAAPVGNIGTPVLDAVRDPEGFDALVVELSSHQLWYLGLQSGPEPLSPHAAVCLNLAGDHLEWHGSFDGYRDAKAHVYDNTRVACVYNKADAATRAMVEEADVVEGARAIGFDLGVPGPSDLGIVDGILVDRAFLEDRRTSALELTTLDALADAGLAAPHVVANILAAAALARSLDVPPAAIRDALRGFRLDPHRIEVVARHRGVTWVDDSKATNPHAAESSLAAYPGAVWVVGGQLKGVDISDLVRGRGSGAKAAVVIGSDRTAVVAAFARHAPAVPLIEVDDVETEDVMARVAEIAAGIAADGDVVLLAPAAASFDQFSSYADRGRRFAAAVEELIGRETGGTHDADADPADDDGR
- a CDS encoding UDP-N-acetylglucosamine--N-acetylmuramyl-(pentapeptide) pyrophosphoryl-undecaprenol N-acetylglucosamine transferase, whose protein sequence is MTTYLLAGGGTAGHVNPLLAVADALRAREPEAEVLVLGTAEGLEARLVPARGYELLIVDKVPFPRRPDRAAAAFPGRFRRAVAQVRGHIERHGVDVVVGFGGYASAPAYVAARRARVPIIVHEANARPGLANVLGARVAAGVGVAFPGTPLRRSHVVGMPLRREIVELDRDALRSEAAEHFGLDPDRPTLLVFGGSLGAQRLNEAFGEGHDAAWRDVVDAGWQLLHVTGERSTLEDPGADGYAVRRYVDRMDLAFSLADFIVSRSGAATVSEISALGIPAVYVPYAVGNGEQALNAASSVEAGAAILIADGEFTGDRVRTEVVPLLADSERRDAMHAAAAHVGTRSGSENLIAMIDHVVAERA